One window from the genome of Nitrospinota bacterium encodes:
- the selD gene encoding selenide, water dikinase SelD produces MKEEKIRLTTLSHGAGUACKIGQKDLAQVLCKMPKLNDPRFIVRTDAADDAAVYSLNDHQALVQSVDFFTPVVDDPYQFGSIAAANSLSDIYAMGSKPIFALNIVCFPTKTLPLTILQDILKGGRDKAKEAGIPIVGGHSVDDPEPKYGLIVNGIIEKEKVVTNAGARGGDVLILTKPLGLGIINTGIKRECVTQKTIDRAVEVMSTLNRSASEIMMEIGVNACTDITGFGLLGHLYELVSASKVMANISLNKVPVLKEAWDLAKEGIVPGGTTANLKYVKDKIIWEDNFSEEEKLVLADAQTSGGLLISVQKEKSQEMLDRLSKSKGVLSAVQIGEIVEGKKGMIRVKE; encoded by the coding sequence ATGAAAGAAGAAAAGATTCGACTAACAACTTTAAGTCATGGTGCAGGCTGAGCCTGTAAAATTGGTCAGAAAGACCTAGCGCAGGTTCTGTGCAAAATGCCAAAGCTTAATGACCCAAGATTTATTGTTCGTACAGATGCAGCAGATGATGCTGCTGTCTATTCTCTCAATGACCATCAGGCACTCGTTCAATCCGTAGACTTCTTTACCCCTGTGGTAGATGACCCCTATCAGTTTGGAAGCATAGCTGCTGCCAATTCTTTAAGTGATATCTATGCTATGGGTTCAAAACCGATATTTGCGTTAAACATTGTCTGCTTCCCAACAAAGACCCTTCCCTTAACCATACTTCAAGATATTTTAAAAGGAGGAAGGGATAAGGCAAAAGAAGCCGGTATTCCAATTGTTGGGGGCCATAGTGTAGATGATCCCGAACCAAAGTATGGCCTTATCGTAAATGGAATTATAGAAAAAGAAAAAGTTGTTACGAATGCAGGGGCAAGAGGGGGTGATGTCCTTATCTTAACAAAACCTCTTGGATTGGGAATTATTAATACAGGGATTAAAAGAGAATGTGTAACTCAAAAGACCATAGATAGAGCTGTAGAGGTGATGAGCACATTAAATAGATCTGCTTCTGAAATAATGATGGAAATCGGAGTTAATGCCTGTACTGATATTACAGGCTTTGGATTATTGGGCCATCTTTATGAGCTGGTATCAGCCAGCAAAGTTATGGCAAACATTTCTCTAAACAAAGTCCCTGTATTGAAAGAGGCATGGGATTTGGCTAAAGAGGGTATTGTTCCTGGAGGCACAACAGCAAATCTAAAATATGTAAAAGACAAGATAATATGGGAGGATAATTTTTCTGAAGAAGAAAAGCTTGTACTGGCTGATGCCCAGACATCAGGGGGTCTTTTGATCTCTGTTCAAAAAGAAAAGTCTCAAGAAATGCTCGATCGTCTCTCAAAGTCTAAGGGTGTCCTTTCAGCTGTCCAGATAGGAGAGATTGTTGAGGGGAAAAAGGGGATGATTCGGGTAAAAGAATAA
- a CDS encoding PAS domain S-box protein translates to MKEKNYVILLAEDEKKSDSEFSLKEEIGKLKGISIVESVQGGKEALEKIKGDQYSILLTDDSLSDMDSRELVKRIVENGFKVPLIMLVDPGHEDIAAEAIKIGADDYVVKEKGYLKILPKIIEKTVEKFKLTSSLKLAEERYIQIFEHASDSIFIYDFEGNILDVNTNACQWLGYKKDELLEMSMEDILSPAMKEKASDIIQKIKGVKKSVFESSYIKKDGTAVPVELSASFFKLDKNEIILTFVRDISKRKKIEKDLKLLANITTHTAEAIISVDERENITSWNRGAEFIFGHKAEEIIGKPYSILVPKESLHGLSNIIREVYEKGFVTDIETERVTKDGQKIDVHLTISIIKDEKGNRIGRSVILRDIAERKYMEEKLIRSSKLAALGTLAAGIAHEFNNILTAMLGYAELGLITKDLEKMKKALEVVVKSSARAKSITDNLLTFARKHESKREHINIRDAVDTSIALVKREFEKDNIRIVRKFSKVPKTYCDAGQISHVCLNLLANARDAMRPKGGKLIVELRNRDGYIELKFADTGCGIPPKLKERIFEPFVTTKGPLGGSSEKGTGLGLSVSYGIIRNHNGTIEVESKENRGSVFTIKLPIIKESLKDTKIARGYKKASRRQPILKILVVDDEKEIRSLFEEILKREGHFINTKKSGRAALSLLRKEKFDLIFTDITMPGIDGIDFLKKVKKIDEKAKIVMVTGQVVDDDINLALAEGAFGFIRKPFTTSSIFSMIDEAISKDR, encoded by the coding sequence ATGAAGGAAAAGAACTACGTAATCTTGTTAGCTGAAGACGAAAAAAAATCTGATTCTGAATTCTCTCTTAAGGAAGAGATTGGGAAACTTAAGGGTATATCCATTGTAGAATCCGTTCAAGGAGGAAAAGAAGCGCTTGAAAAAATCAAGGGCGATCAATACAGTATTCTTTTAACAGATGACTCACTGTCAGATATGGACTCAAGAGAGCTGGTTAAAAGAATAGTAGAGAATGGATTTAAAGTTCCCCTGATTATGCTTGTTGATCCAGGTCATGAAGATATAGCTGCTGAGGCAATAAAGATAGGTGCAGATGATTATGTAGTCAAAGAAAAGGGATATTTAAAAATACTGCCAAAGATTATTGAAAAGACTGTCGAGAAATTTAAACTAACATCTTCATTAAAATTAGCTGAAGAGAGATATATACAGATTTTTGAACATGCCAGCGACTCGATATTTATATACGATTTTGAAGGAAATATTTTGGATGTTAATACGAATGCCTGTCAATGGCTGGGATATAAAAAAGATGAGCTATTAGAAATGTCAATGGAAGATATCCTTTCACCAGCAATGAAAGAAAAAGCCTCGGATATTATTCAAAAGATTAAGGGTGTAAAGAAGTCGGTCTTTGAATCATCTTATATAAAAAAAGATGGAACTGCTGTTCCAGTAGAGTTAAGCGCCTCTTTTTTTAAACTTGATAAAAATGAAATCATACTTACTTTTGTAAGAGATATATCAAAGAGAAAAAAAATTGAGAAGGATTTAAAACTCCTTGCTAATATCACAACCCATACTGCTGAAGCAATTATAAGTGTGGATGAAAGAGAAAATATAACATCCTGGAATAGAGGAGCAGAATTCATATTCGGTCACAAGGCTGAAGAAATTATTGGTAAGCCATATAGTATATTGGTTCCAAAAGAATCATTACACGGTCTTTCAAATATCATAAGAGAGGTATATGAAAAGGGGTTCGTTACTGATATAGAGACTGAGAGAGTAACCAAAGATGGTCAGAAGATCGATGTGCATCTGACCATTTCAATTATTAAAGATGAGAAGGGAAATAGAATAGGCAGATCAGTTATATTAAGAGATATTGCAGAGCGTAAATATATGGAGGAAAAGCTTATTCGCTCTTCAAAGCTTGCTGCACTTGGAACTCTCGCAGCAGGTATTGCGCATGAGTTTAATAATATCCTCACCGCAATGCTTGGGTATGCTGAATTAGGTCTTATTACAAAAGACCTCGAGAAGATGAAAAAGGCTCTCGAGGTTGTTGTAAAGTCTTCTGCAAGGGCTAAGAGCATAACAGATAACCTCTTGACCTTTGCTAGAAAACACGAATCAAAAAGGGAGCATATAAATATCCGTGATGCTGTTGATACCAGTATTGCTTTGGTAAAGAGAGAGTTTGAAAAGGATAATATACGTATTGTGAGAAAATTTTCAAAGGTTCCTAAAACTTACTGCGATGCTGGCCAGATTTCCCATGTCTGTTTGAATCTTCTTGCGAATGCAAGGGATGCTATGCGGCCAAAAGGTGGAAAATTAATCGTAGAATTGAGAAACAGGGATGGTTATATCGAATTAAAATTTGCTGATACAGGATGTGGAATTCCCCCAAAATTAAAAGAGAGAATTTTTGAACCTTTTGTTACGACTAAAGGTCCTTTGGGGGGGAGTTCTGAGAAAGGAACTGGATTAGGCCTTTCAGTTTCTTACGGAATCATTCGTAATCATAATGGTACGATAGAAGTGGAGAGTAAGGAAAACAGAGGATCAGTGTTTACTATTAAATTACCTATTATAAAAGAATCATTAAAAGATACAAAAATTGCAAGAGGTTATAAAAAGGCTTCTAGAAGACAACCCATTTTAAAAATCTTGGTCGTTGATGATGAAAAGGAGATAAGGAGCCTTTTTGAAGAGATACTGAAGAGGGAAGGACATTTCATCAATACAAAGAAGAGCGGAAGAGCAGCCTTATCACTTCTTAGGAAAGAGAAATTTGATTTGATATTTACTGATATAACCATGCCTGGAATTGATGGGATAGATTTTCTCAAAAAGGTCAAGAAGATTGATGAGAAGGCAAAGATAGTGATGGTAACAGGTCAGGTTGTTGATGATGATATCAATTTAGCCTTGGCAGAGGGAGCCTTTGGATTCATAAGAAAGCCCTTTACAACATCATCTATCTTTTCAATGATAGATGAGGCTATATCAAAAGATAGATAA
- a CDS encoding glycosyltransferase, protein MPLVSIIMPTYNRRELLSEAIGSVLNQTYENFQLVIVDDGSTDGTKDMIKEYRDPRIKYIFQKNRGVSGARNRGVFESSGEYVSFLDSDDLWKRDKLKIQTDLMNNKNDIFISYTDEIWMRKGIRVNPMNKHKKYSGWIFEKCLSLCIVSPSSVMMRRELFNDIGLFDESLPVCEDYDMWLRISSQYPVFLIDKKLIIKRGGHPGQLSKRSWGNDIYRVKALLKILKDDHLSQNYRKKAREELIKKCRILANGYFKRGKIKKGNQYINLIEKHNQS, encoded by the coding sequence ATGCCTTTAGTATCGATTATCATGCCAACTTACAACAGAAGAGAATTGTTGAGCGAAGCCATTGGTTCTGTTTTAAACCAAACATATGAGAATTTTCAGTTAGTCATAGTGGATGATGGGTCAACTGACGGTACAAAAGATATGATCAAAGAATATCGTGACCCAAGAATAAAGTATATCTTTCAAAAAAACAGAGGGGTAAGTGGTGCAAGAAACAGAGGTGTCTTTGAGTCTAGTGGAGAATACGTTTCTTTTTTAGATTCTGATGATTTATGGAAAAGGGATAAGTTAAAGATTCAAACAGATTTGATGAATAATAAAAACGATATCTTCATAAGCTATACGGATGAAATCTGGATGAGAAAAGGGATCAGGGTTAATCCCATGAACAAACATAAGAAATATTCTGGTTGGATTTTTGAAAAGTGCCTTTCTCTATGCATCGTCAGCCCTTCTTCTGTTATGATGAGAAGGGAACTTTTTAATGATATCGGACTTTTTGATGAATCCCTCCCTGTTTGTGAAGACTACGACATGTGGTTGAGGATATCTTCTCAATATCCTGTATTTCTTATAGATAAGAAGCTGATTATCAAGAGAGGGGGACATCCTGGCCAGCTTTCAAAAAGGTCTTGGGGGAACGACATATATCGGGTAAAGGCTCTCTTAAAAATTCTAAAAGATGATCATCTGAGTCAGAACTATAGAAAAAAGGCAAGGGAAGAACTGATAAAAAAATGTCGAATCTTAGCAAATGGTTATTTTAAGAGAGGAAAAATTAAGAAGGGCAATCAATATATTAATTTAATAGAAAAACATAACCAAAGTTAA